Part of the Catalinimonas alkaloidigena genome is shown below.
CCTGCTGCTGATGAAGCAATATGCCTTAGTTTTGGAAGAACATTCTTCTGCTGAGTCGTTTCATATGCTTCATTGTATCTGATCATCTGCCGCCTGATTCTGAAATGATTGGCCAGCGTCTCTGCGCCTGCCAGATGGGTACAAAGCCCACGAAAATCGATATGCTCGGCATTAGCCTCTATCAGGTCAAGAGCTTCCTGCATTTGCTCAATTGGAAGCCCGGTTCTGTTACCCCCAGTTTCTACTTCCAGGTGAATGACAGCTTTCTTTCCTACGCGCTTTGCTGCTTCTACAGACTGACGAATACGCTCAAGGTCAAACACATAGTACTGTATGTTATTGTAAATTACCCATTCCAGGTCTCGGGAGTAGAGGATACCCATGATCATAATCTCACAGTCAGGCAGGCATGATCTAAGCACTTCCTGTGCTTCATAGCTTGAGGCTACCGAAAAATGTTTGATACCGCATTTGATCAGCATAGACACAAAATGCTGTGTACCATGGCCATAGGCATTGGACTTAACTACTGCTGAGATGATAGGGTCAGCCCCTATCTTATTACGAACAAAAGACACATTATTCTGGAGTGCGCCTAAGCTTAAATCTATTCTTGAAGAGTGTCGTACTATAGACTTATCAATAGAAGGTATACCTGTTATCAATGTAGTAAAATAATTAAACTTAATATGTCACCGTAGCAGTCCAAATGGAAATGACTTTTAAAGTACAAATCACCTGCTAAAATCACAACTTAACAGCCTTAACACTTATCTATCTTAAGCAGGTAAAAATAAATTAGCCTGCTTTCTAATTTATATTTTAATTTATCGTGGAATGTAAGTAACTTTGACCGGCAAATAAATCTTCTTATTTGCCTATGATGACTGACCCATCTAAGTTTTTGTACGAAGCGTTCACATATGATGATGTGCTGCTTGTACCTAATTATTCAGAGGTTCTTCCCAGAAACACCGACACTTCAACCCAACTTACCCAAAACATAAG
Proteins encoded:
- the alr gene encoding alanine racemase — protein: MITGIPSIDKSIVRHSSRIDLSLGALQNNVSFVRNKIGADPIISAVVKSNAYGHGTQHFVSMLIKCGIKHFSVASSYEAQEVLRSCLPDCEIMIMGILYSRDLEWVIYNNIQYYVFDLERIRQSVEAAKRVGKKAVIHLEVETGGNRTGLPIEQMQEALDLIEANAEHIDFRGLCTHLAGAETLANHFRIRRQMIRYNEAYETTQQKNVLPKLRHIASSAAGLTIPEARMDMVRVGIALYGLWPSPDVYNMHLVEINQVSDNPLHRVISWKTDIMHLKDVNEGEFVGYGTSYQALRNMKVAVIPLGYANGYSRSLSNKGFVLIHGKRANICGLINMNLFMVDVTHIEGVEVGDEVILIGNQDNSSITISSFSDFANQLNNELMSRLPADIPRQIVD